The genomic stretch caaaagacgactaggggttggaggccctatgtctaaaaaatctcaactagggattgaagccctacgttggcaaaagacgactaggggatggaggccctatgtctaaaaatctcaactagggattgaagccctatgttggaaaaaggtgagtagggaatggaggccctattttaaaaatctcaactagagattggagccctatgtaggcaaaagacgactaggaaatggaggacctatgtcaaaaatctcaattaggaattggagccctatgcTGCAAAAAgacgattagggaatggagaccctatgtctaaaaatctcaattaaGGATTGAagacctatgttggcaaaaggagactagggaatggaaaccctatgtcaaaaatctcaattagggattggagccctatgttggcaaaatgcgactaggggatggaggccctatgtctaaaaaatctcaactaggggttggagaccctatgtttgcaaaaggctactagggaatggatgccctatgtctaaaaatctcaagtagggattggagccctatgctggcaaaaggcgactagggaatggaggtcctatgtctaaaaatctgaACTAGGTGTTAGAGCCCCTATGCTAGCAAAAGGCGATTAGTGAATGGCGTCCCTACGtttaaaaatatcaactagggataggagccctatgttggcagaaggcgactaggggatggagaccctatgtctaaaaaatttGAACTAggagttggagaccctatgttggcaaaaggcgactagggaatggagaccctatgtctaaaaatctcaactaggggttggagaccctatgttggcaaaagccgactaggggatggagaccctatgtctaaaaaattcGAACTAGGAGTTGgcgaccctatgttggcaaaagacgactagggaatggagaccatatgtctaaaaatctcaactaggggttcgAGACCCTAGGTTGGCAAAAgccgactaggggatggagaccctatgtctaaaaatctctacTAGGGGTTGGGgtccctatgttggcaaagggcgactTGGGGATCGAGACcttatatctaaaaatctcaactaggggttgaagaccctatgttggcaaaggacgactaggggatggagaccctatgtctaaaaaatctcaactaggggttggagaccctattttggcaaaaggtgactagagaaaggaggccccatgtctaaaatcttaactaggtattggagccctatattggcaaaaggcgactagggaatggaggcccttgtttaaaaatctcaactagggattggagtcctatgttgggaaaagctgactagggaatggaggccctatgtctaaaatctcaaatagggattggagccctatgtttgcaaatggcaactagggaatggaggccctatgtctaaaatctcaactagggattggagccctaagttggcaaaagatgactagggaatAGAATCCCtacgtctaaaatctcaactagggattggagccttatgttTGAAAAAGGCGTCTATGTaacggaggccctatgtctaaaatctcaactatggattggagccctatgttggcaaaaggcgactagggaatggaggccctatgtctaaaatctcaactagggattggagtcctatgtttgcaaaaggagactagagaatggaggccctatgtctaaaaatctcaaataggtattggagccctatgttggcaaaagacgactagggaatggagtccctatgtctaaaaatctcaactagggattagagccctatgttggcaaaaggagactagggaatggtagtcctatgtctaaaaatctcaactaggggttggagaccttatgttggcaaaaagcgactagatGATGGAGACTCAATggctaaaatctcaactaggggttagagaccctatgttagcaaacggctactaggggatggagaccctatgtctaaaaaatctcaactaggggttggagatcctatgttggcaaaaggcgactagggtatgaataccctatgtctaaaattatcAACTAGGGGTTAGAGCCCCTATGCTGGCAAAAGACGATTAGAGAATGGAGGTCTTATGTCTAAAGATCTCTactagggattgtagccctatgttggcaaaagacgactagagaatggaggccctatgtctaaaaatcacaactagggattggagccctatgttgggaaaagacgactaggggatgaagacccaatgtctaaaattctcaactagggattagaaCCCTATattagcaaaaggcgacttggggatggagaccctatgtctaaaaatctcaaataggggttggagaccctatgttagcaaaaggcgactagcgGATAGAGACCTTATGtttaaaaaatctcaactaggggctGAAgaacctatgttggcaaaagatgactaggggatgaagaccctatgtctacaaatctcaactaggggttggagaccctatgttggcaaaagacgactaggggatggagaccctatgtctaaaatctcaactagggtttggagaccctatgttggcaaaaggctactaggggatagagaccctatgtctaaaaaatctcaactaggggttggagaccctatgttgggaaaaggcgactaggggaaggagaccctatgtctaaaaataatctcaactattatttagagaccctatgttggcaaaaggcgactagggaatggaggccctatgtgtgatcacgtgatttttgccctatgagaactactcccaaaaaattcaaaataaaatggatttgtgttgtttgttgatttatttgtattttttgtctgtgcatgtttatttctactttagttaaggaaaatacaaaaatatgtgttgcctgtgcatttaggatttaatgttacaattagaaattaattaaaataattttggcTTTgcgagaaagaaaatcacaaaataacgtattttttgcatttttagcatttcatgtccaagttatgtgattttatttgattgtgtgtgttaattgttattgaaaAGTTAGtagtacttttgtaaattaatctagtcctataagctaatttaggatttttggaatttttagttttattagtttaagaaaagaaagacaaaataaaggtgtgttaagtcatatttgggccaaatcaatttaaagtccaaacaatttttcttcccctttgaaattgaaacccggatacccagcccataccccatccccgacccggtctgccccatagcccaaacaaccaccccccttcttccatttttcatttcaaacccctaaaccctaaaccacccgccccctctcCTATTCATTTTCTCCAAACcacccccctttcccctcacctcCATGGCTacctttcttcttcatcttcgaaCCCACCACCCCCATGGCtgctttcttcttcgtcttcgtccaaacgaccaccccccatggctgctttcttcttcgtcttcgtccaaacgaccacccccatgGCTACcccctcctccttcttcttcttcacccaCTTGAAGCCAATGACAGAACCTTAAGCTTCAACAGAACCTTCAGTCATCTTGAACCCAGAACTAGCAGCTCACTGGAAATCCGCCATTCCCATTCACCATCTCCGCCACCGCCTGACAGGCCACCCCTGAAACCTAAAACCCTTCATCTTCAACACCCAAAACAAACCAACCGTTGCTGCTTCTTCATCTCACGACCTCACAACAACCAACAACCTTCTTCTCCATTCCCATGCCACTAGCCTGCTTCGTCGTCAAGCAAGCCAGACGTCCAGCTGCTGCCGTCCACCAACCTCGCCGGCCAGCAGCTCCAAACGAAAACCAAGCAGGTTGCCCATCGCCTTCCATCTTCACGTCGAGCAGCCATGTTCGGTTTATTTCGGATACTTTAGGTCATGTAGTTCATCATCAACCAGCCGGTTCAGCTCCTTTTGGTTTACAAGCTGAACTTCAAAAAATGACTGCTCAAGAAATTATGGATGCTAAAGCTCTTGCTGCTTCAAAAGGTCATAGTGAAGCTGAAAGGAGACGTAGAGAAAGAATCAATAATCATCTTGCTAAATTGCGAAGCCTTCTTCCCAATACTACAAAAACGGACAAAGCTTCATTGCTAGCTGAAGTGATACAACATGTGAAAGAGCTCAAAAGACAAACATCTTTAATAGTAGAAACAAATCCAGTTCCAACAGAGATAGATGAATTAACAGTGGATAATGTATCTGATGAATTCGAAGATGGTAAGTTTGTGATAAAAGCTTCACTTTGTTGTGAAGACAGGTCCGATCTTTTACCTGATTTAATCAAGACATTAAAAGCACTAAGGTTAAAAACATTAAAAGCTGAAATTACAACACTTGGTGGACGTGTGAGAAATGTTTTGTTCATAACTGGAGATCATAATTATAATCAAGAAGATGATTTGAGTACAAGTTCATGAATCTTTCGTTCTTCTTGTTTGTTTTAATTATCTTGCCTCGTTCTAGTTTCTGTCTTTTCTTGGTtatgttatgttgtttctttcttgttgttgttcatcatttcttGCATATGAAATCAATTTGTTTTCATTCAGTATGTTGAcagtgttcatttgttcttgtttaggtttaatctagaagtgtgttagtttaatcacagaatctttattttgatgatatttggtctgaattgagtttcaagcttaaattgtgatttgagtttgatgaatcttaatgtcattgattgggagttagtttcaggTGTTtaaattagtcaattgttaggatttctcaattaagattggttatagctactatagtttggttaattgattaggaggattggatatagctgacggggtagaatggtaatttcaatattttcaggggcattttcgggattttaagttttaaaagTGATTAATtcgagtgctctgtccactaagcactaataatattaaaataaggcattatttaatacatagtgggggacaagacatttgctagtgggggacaagacatttgctagtggggaaacaagacatttgctagtggggaacaaggcatgcaagtgtggggaataaaacatgcaagtgtggggaacaaaatataatggtatgaaaagcttaaaaaggatggattaaaatatgttgcccatacctgtttttgggttataaatagggtcatttcaagaTAGAAAAAGGGGGCTGGTTTTTGGAGGAGAAAAAATCAGTTCTCTTTCAGTCTTTTTTTCcagagagtctaggctggatttttaacatttaaaagttcagtaattcgAGAGTAAAAAAACAGGctggtttttaatcctaaaaggttcagtgttcggagagctaagaaactgaaaagtgagtcttttcttttactgctaAATATCAGAACTGGTACTGTTGCGGTTTAATTGGTGTTGTTGTTTGGTATTTAtggggtttcaattggttcttcctgagtttgctattggttattggctactgttttcattgggtgttgctggaactctgctggttccttcctttttaatctgtcactggggttgttctgtcactgcgttgctgtgttattactgttgctgactgctccttatcttcttgtatttccgttatccaggtacatgttctacagctctcaaatttaaaggaaaggaagtaaagagttgt from Nicotiana sylvestris chromosome 12, ASM39365v2, whole genome shotgun sequence encodes the following:
- the LOC104225208 gene encoding transcription factor bHLH30-like, with the translated sequence MPLACFVVKQARRPAAAVHQPRRPAAPNENQAGCPSPSIFTSSSHVRFISDTLGHVVHHQPAGSAPFGLQAELQKMTAQEIMDAKALAASKGHSEAERRRRERINNHLAKLRSLLPNTTKTDKASLLAEVIQHVKELKRQTSLIVETNPVPTEIDELTVDNVSDEFEDGKFVIKASLCCEDRSDLLPDLIKTLKALRLKTLKAEITTLGGRVRNVLFITGDHNYNQEDDLSTSS